The following proteins come from a genomic window of Kwoniella bestiolae CBS 10118 chromosome 3, complete sequence:
- a CDS encoding chlorophyll synthesis pathway protein BchC translates to MSPVALAQAPTTVESDPALVKVLPTFSRDVITKPNLALWVTRDHKIYQKEEPYPSCGPDECVVHVKATGICGSEIHFWKSGRIGDCCVTHDIILGHESSGQILEIGANVKELQVGDRVSIEPGVSCWECDMCIRGRYNLCPKVKFSGTPPSDGTMRRFVAHPARFLHKIPDTMSFATAALIEPLSVAYNAVRRASPYLGQPVVICGAGPIGLATALCARAAGASPIVITDLEQNRLDQVEAMGFNRTLKIDLSWDRLTTAAKIREVMGTDCLPQIAFEATGAASSINSACYALEDGGTLLQIGCGKPEIEIPLMSMGFREVNIITSFRYQQSWPVVIRLVAEGVLGDVDGLITHTFPVEQTIDAFETCADRSKLAIKVQIVDE, encoded by the exons ATGTCCCCCGTTGCACTCGCCCAAGCTCCCACGACTGTCGAATCTGATCCTGCTCTCGTCAAGGTCTTGCCGACATTCTCGCGAGACGTCATCACAAAGCCAAATCTAGCTCTATGGGTGACGAGGGATCACAA GATATATCAGAAGGAGGAACCTTATCCATCATGCGGGCCGGATGAGTGTGTTGTACACGTC AAAGCAACAGGTATCTGCGGATC GGAGATCCATTTCTG GAAGAGTGGTAGAATCGGCGATTGCTGTGTCACtcacgatatcatcctcggACATGAATCTAGTGGTCAGATTTTAGAGATTGGAGCAAACGTCAAAGAGTTGCAGGTGGGGGATCGAGTATCCATAGAACCTGGGGTATCGTGTTGGGAGTGTGACATGTGTATACGGGGAAGGTACAACCTGTGTCCTAAAGTCAA ATTCTCCGGCACACCACCATCTGATGGTACGATGCGACGCTTTGTTGCGCATCCTGCGAGGTTCCTTCATAA GATCCCCGATACGATGTCATTTGCCACTGCTGCGTTGATTGAGCCATTATCCGTAGCTTACAACGCTGTTCGACGAGCCTCGCCATACCTTGGTCAGCCTGTTGTCATCTGCGGAGCAGGTCCGATCGGTCTTGCTACCGCTCTCTGTGCTAGGGCTGCGGGTGCTTCACCCATTGTCATTACCGACTTGGAGCAAAACAGATTGGATCAAGTTGAAGCTATGGGGTTCAATCGAACCTTAAAGATTGACCTCAGCTGGGATAGATTGACGACAGCCGCAAAAATTCGTGAGGTCATGGGGACGGACTGCCTTCCACAGATCGCTTTCGAGGCCACAGGAGCTGCGTCGAGTATCAATTCGGCCTGCTAC GCCCTCGAAGACGGTGGTACCTTGCTGCAGATTGGCTGTGGTAAACCTGAAATCGAGATCCCTCTCATGTCAATGGGTTTCAGGGAGGTCAACATCATTACATCGTTCCGATACCAGCAGTCGTGGCCTGTCGTCATTCGTCTCGTAGCGGAAGGTGTCCTTGGTGATGTCGATGGACTCATTACACATACTTTCCCTGTTGAGCAGACGATCGACGCGTTTGAGACTTGCGCTGATAGGTCAAAATTGGCAATCAAGGTTCAGATCGTTGATGAGTAG